In one Sphingomonas sanguinis genomic region, the following are encoded:
- the flgK gene encoding flagellar hook-associated protein FlgK encodes MSDLLSIGASGVRAYQTALTAVGENIANVGTDGYSRRTVTMQEISPAAGLAANKFSAGSGVMVLGIARATDVYASAAVRSATSDLSRTTTGATWLTRIEGAMTGDQVQTRLTSFFTAARTLAAEPTSTALRATMLETARSTATAFSATDSAFDQINSDFDGQARQAAHDLSSLATSLVRVNDGLGRTQPGTSAAAQLSDQRDQILTQMSALTDITSTTDELGRATVRLGDRAGPILAATDTTGSVTYQRGADGGVSFHVALQGQINDFVPTGGAMAGMLDGAERINATRAAFNKVAQSFVDTVNGLQDAGQDLNGNKGPAMFGLKTGTAQMSLLLTDGDNIAAAKGNQGSRNAGNLDDLETARGAMRFETNLTQIVTDNATTLKQRQTVADAQTAISDGAKATLSAASGITLDSEAVTLMRFQQAYSATSRVIQAARETFQSILELR; translated from the coding sequence ATGAGCGACCTGCTCTCTATTGGCGCTTCGGGCGTCCGCGCATACCAGACCGCGCTGACCGCCGTTGGTGAGAATATCGCCAATGTCGGAACGGACGGCTATTCGCGCCGGACGGTCACGATGCAGGAGATTTCGCCCGCCGCTGGTCTGGCGGCGAACAAGTTCTCCGCGGGTTCGGGCGTCATGGTGCTGGGCATCGCCCGCGCCACCGACGTCTATGCCAGCGCCGCGGTGCGCTCCGCCACCTCCGATCTGTCGCGGACCACAACGGGCGCCACCTGGCTGACCCGAATCGAAGGTGCGATGACCGGCGATCAGGTGCAGACCCGCCTGACCTCCTTCTTCACCGCCGCACGCACGCTGGCGGCCGAGCCGACCTCGACCGCACTGCGCGCCACGATGCTGGAAACCGCGCGTTCGACCGCGACCGCCTTCAGTGCGACCGATTCGGCCTTCGACCAGATCAATTCGGATTTCGATGGCCAGGCGCGGCAGGCCGCGCACGACCTGTCCTCGCTCGCCACCTCGCTGGTCCGCGTCAATGACGGGTTGGGCCGGACCCAGCCGGGTACCTCGGCGGCGGCGCAGCTGAGTGATCAGCGCGACCAGATCCTGACCCAGATGAGCGCGCTGACCGACATCACCAGCACGACCGACGAACTCGGCCGCGCGACGGTGCGACTCGGCGACCGGGCGGGGCCGATCCTGGCCGCAACCGATACCACCGGCTCGGTGACCTATCAGCGCGGCGCCGATGGCGGCGTGTCCTTCCATGTCGCGCTGCAGGGCCAGATCAACGATTTCGTGCCCACCGGCGGCGCGATGGCCGGGATGCTGGACGGCGCCGAGCGGATCAACGCGACGCGCGCCGCCTTCAACAAGGTCGCCCAGAGCTTCGTCGACACGGTCAACGGTCTCCAGGACGCGGGTCAGGACCTGAACGGGAATAAAGGCCCGGCGATGTTCGGTCTGAAGACCGGCACCGCGCAGATGAGCCTGTTGCTGACCGACGGCGACAATATCGCGGCGGCCAAGGGCAATCAGGGGTCGCGCAACGCCGGCAATCTGGATGATCTGGAAACCGCGCGCGGCGCGATGCGCTTCGAGACGAACCTGACCCAGATCGTCACCGACAATGCGACCACGCTGAAACAGCGCCAGACCGTCGCCGATGCGCAGACCGCGATCAGCGACGGGGCCAAGGCGACGCTGTCGGCCGCCTCGGGCATCACGCTCGATTCGGAAGCGGTGACGCTGATGCGCTTTCAACAGGCCTATTCCGCGACCAGCCGGGTGATCCAGGCGGCGCGTGAAACCTTCCAATCCATTCTCGAACTGCGGTAA
- a CDS encoding flagellar basal body P-ring protein FlgI translates to MILRFFLTLLATFAIAGPASADRIKDLGGFQGIRSNQLTGYGVVVGLPGTGDDNLEYTVQSLKAVVSRFGLQLPPTANPGMKNAAVVMVTAELPPFAKPGQKLDITVASMGKAKSLRGGSLILTPLQGADGQIYAMAQGNLAVGGLGAEGADGSKIVVNIPSVGRIPEGATVERAVATGFDTAPSLTFNLARADFTTAQNVAQAINSRLGMGTAQAMDAVSVAVRAPMGADVRATLMSEIENLNVTSAEPPAKVIVNARTGTVVINSAVRVGPAAVTHGKLTVKIDENQRVSQPGPLSGGQTAVTQKSGVSVEEEKRPMFVLAPGPKLADVVKAVNAIGAAPSDLVAILEALKEAGALKAELIVL, encoded by the coding sequence ATGATCTTGCGCTTCTTCCTCACGCTCCTCGCCACCTTCGCGATCGCGGGGCCAGCCTCGGCCGACCGGATCAAGGATTTGGGCGGGTTCCAGGGCATCCGCAGCAACCAGCTGACCGGATACGGCGTCGTCGTCGGCCTGCCGGGCACGGGCGACGACAATCTGGAATATACCGTCCAGTCGCTGAAGGCCGTGGTCTCGCGCTTCGGGCTGCAGCTGCCGCCGACCGCCAATCCGGGCATGAAGAATGCCGCGGTGGTCATGGTCACCGCCGAGCTGCCGCCCTTCGCCAAGCCGGGGCAGAAGCTCGACATCACCGTCGCCTCGATGGGTAAGGCCAAGTCGCTTCGCGGCGGCAGCCTGATCCTCACCCCGCTTCAGGGTGCGGACGGCCAGATCTATGCGATGGCGCAAGGGAATCTGGCGGTCGGCGGCCTGGGTGCCGAAGGCGCGGACGGGTCGAAGATCGTCGTCAACATCCCCTCGGTCGGTCGTATCCCCGAAGGGGCGACGGTCGAGCGTGCGGTCGCCACCGGCTTCGACACCGCGCCCAGCCTGACCTTCAACCTGGCGCGCGCCGACTTCACCACCGCGCAGAACGTCGCGCAGGCGATCAACTCGCGTCTCGGCATGGGCACCGCGCAGGCGATGGATGCCGTGTCGGTCGCGGTCCGTGCGCCGATGGGCGCCGATGTCCGCGCCACGCTGATGTCCGAGATCGAGAATCTGAACGTCACCTCGGCCGAACCGCCCGCCAAGGTCATCGTCAACGCCCGCACCGGCACCGTCGTCATCAATTCGGCGGTCCGCGTCGGCCCGGCGGCGGTCACCCACGGCAAGCTGACCGTGAAGATCGACGAGAATCAGCGCGTCAGCCAGCCCGGTCCGCTTAGCGGTGGTCAGACGGCGGTGACGCAGAAGTCCGGCGTCTCGGTCGAGGAGGAAAAACGTCCGATGTTCGTCCTGGCCCCCGGTCCCAAGCTGGCCGATGTCGTGAAGGCGGTGAACGCGATCGGCGCGGCCCCGTCCGACCTGGTCGCCATTCTCGAAGCGCTGAAGGAAGCCGGCGCCCTCAAGGCGGAGTTGATCGTCCTGTGA
- a CDS encoding flagellin N-terminal helical domain-containing protein: protein MQISTSVFYDTAARRMTALTGKANALQVQISTGKKLTNPSDDAAAAAQVAEFDRRDADDAVYKTNLTLAGSLLQQADTTLGQIGNQVQKALELTTQAANGTLTAANRASVGDQIASIRDALLGLANSKDSRGLPLFGAGAGSDAVTMSGGSYTYTNSTANVSDIPIADGQSVDVSVSAERVFKAGDNDDTLNVLNRLVTALKSGGDASATISDAMDKLKAANDNVSTVQASVGAREARVELQQGLQKAASTDRAQLRSSIEDADPVETITQLQQTMTVLQATQSSFTKLTSLSLFDYLK from the coding sequence ATGCAGATTTCCACCAGCGTCTTTTACGACACCGCCGCGCGGCGGATGACTGCGCTGACCGGCAAGGCGAATGCGCTGCAGGTCCAGATTTCGACCGGCAAGAAGCTGACCAACCCGTCGGACGATGCCGCCGCCGCCGCCCAGGTCGCCGAGTTCGACCGCCGCGACGCCGACGATGCGGTCTACAAGACCAATTTGACGCTGGCAGGATCGCTGTTGCAGCAGGCCGACACGACGCTCGGCCAGATCGGCAACCAAGTGCAGAAGGCGTTGGAGCTGACCACCCAGGCGGCGAATGGCACGCTGACCGCGGCCAACCGGGCCAGCGTCGGCGACCAGATCGCCTCGATTCGCGACGCGCTGCTCGGCCTGGCCAATTCCAAGGACTCGCGCGGCCTGCCGCTGTTCGGCGCGGGCGCGGGCAGCGATGCCGTGACCATGAGCGGTGGCAGCTATACCTACACCAACTCGACGGCCAACGTGTCCGACATTCCGATCGCCGATGGCCAGAGCGTCGACGTGTCGGTCAGCGCCGAGCGGGTGTTCAAGGCGGGCGACAATGACGACACGCTCAACGTCCTCAACCGGCTCGTCACCGCACTGAAATCGGGCGGCGATGCCAGCGCGACGATCAGCGACGCGATGGACAAGCTGAAGGCGGCCAACGACAATGTCTCGACCGTCCAGGCCTCGGTCGGCGCGCGCGAGGCGCGGGTCGAGTTGCAGCAGGGTCTGCAAAAGGCCGCCAGCACCGACCGGGCGCAGCTGCGCTCCAGCATCGAGGATGCCGATCCGGTCGAGACCATTACCCAGCTGCAACAGACGATGACCGTGCTTCAGGCCACCCAGTCCAGTTTCACCAAGCTGACGAGCCTGTCGCTGTTCGATTATCTGAAATGA
- a CDS encoding motility protein A gives MTAFPPLHQFFDSAALAIVLGGTLIATLLRTPWRDARRAVRALAVLPRRPFSAEPLVEQIAHLSRVAKRHGVLTLDRSVITDPDMAEAVAAIVDGEGADAVTSRLNLARNARVERHVAIADIWSGAAEIAPAMGMVGTLIGLATMFATMNDPQRIGGAMAIALLATLYGALFANLVAQPVAMRLRRAARIEAFERTRIVAPLAALAAREAPRPSRGPTPSPKSGPNLVSVA, from the coding sequence ATGACTGCATTTCCTCCGCTTCATCAGTTCTTCGATTCCGCGGCGCTCGCCATCGTGCTGGGCGGAACGCTGATCGCGACGCTGCTGCGCACGCCATGGCGCGATGCCCGGCGCGCGGTGCGGGCGCTGGCGGTGCTGCCCAGGCGCCCCTTCTCCGCCGAGCCGCTGGTCGAGCAGATCGCGCATCTGTCGCGGGTGGCGAAGCGCCATGGCGTCCTGACGCTCGACCGCTCGGTCATCACCGATCCCGACATGGCCGAGGCGGTCGCCGCGATCGTCGATGGCGAGGGGGCGGACGCCGTCACCAGCCGGCTGAACCTCGCGCGCAACGCACGGGTCGAGCGGCATGTCGCGATCGCCGATATCTGGAGCGGCGCGGCCGAGATCGCGCCCGCCATGGGCATGGTCGGCACGCTGATCGGTCTGGCAACGATGTTCGCGACGATGAACGATCCCCAGCGGATCGGCGGTGCGATGGCGATCGCCCTGCTGGCCACCCTTTACGGCGCGCTGTTCGCCAATCTGGTCGCGCAGCCGGTCGCGATGCGCCTGCGCCGCGCCGCGCGGATCGAGGCGTTCGAGCGGACCCGCATCGTCGCGCCGCTGGCCGCCCTGGCCGCGCGCGAGGCGCCGCGCCCGTCACGCGGACCGACGCCGTCCCCCAAGTCCGGCCCCAATCTGGTCAGCGTCGCATGA
- a CDS encoding rod-binding protein: MTQSISATAPATAASAIAGTVSTDTRRLSNGANLDKAGTQFEAIFTGMMLKAMRQTKLSETMFDSKALDTFRDMQDQQVAQTMATQAPLGIGKAVTAFLAKSQPVVNQT; this comes from the coding sequence GTGACCCAGAGCATTTCAGCCACCGCGCCGGCGACGGCGGCCTCCGCCATCGCGGGCACCGTGTCCACCGACACCCGCCGCCTGTCGAACGGCGCCAATCTGGACAAGGCGGGCACCCAGTTCGAGGCGATCTTCACCGGCATGATGCTGAAGGCGATGCGCCAGACCAAGCTGAGCGAAACCATGTTCGACTCCAAGGCGCTGGACACGTTCCGGGACATGCAGGATCAACAGGTTGCCCAGACGATGGCGACCCAGGCGCCGCTGGGGATCGGCAAGGCCGTGACCGCCTTTCTGGCGAAATCTCAACCTGTCGTTAACCAGACATAA
- the flgG gene encoding flagellar basal-body rod protein FlgG, with the protein MSSAALHVARTGLDAQDMRMRVISNNLANVNTTGFKRDRAAFETLAYQTITAPGAASSTESKYATGLNLGTGVRIQGTARINTQGSMQTTNNSLDLALDGDGFFQVQMPGGTLGYTRAGNFSRSAEGLLVTAEGYQVMPGITVPEGTTQITIGTDGTVSATLPGQTAAAEIGQIQIASFPNSAGLQSKGDNYLTETPASGAANMGVAGLEGRGQIRQGMLEGSNVNVVEELVDMIETQRAYEVNSKMIKSTDEMLQYANQNL; encoded by the coding sequence ATGTCTTCCGCCGCTTTGCACGTCGCGCGCACCGGGCTCGATGCCCAGGACATGCGCATGCGGGTCATCTCGAACAACCTGGCCAACGTCAACACGACCGGGTTCAAGCGCGACCGCGCCGCGTTCGAGACGCTGGCCTATCAGACGATCACCGCGCCCGGCGCCGCCAGCTCGACCGAGAGCAAATACGCGACCGGCCTGAACCTGGGCACCGGCGTCCGTATCCAGGGCACCGCGCGCATCAACACCCAGGGGTCGATGCAGACCACCAACAACAGCCTCGATCTGGCGCTGGACGGTGACGGCTTCTTCCAGGTGCAGATGCCCGGCGGCACGCTCGGCTATACCCGCGCGGGCAATTTCTCGCGCTCGGCCGAAGGGCTGCTGGTCACCGCCGAGGGCTATCAGGTGATGCCGGGCATCACCGTGCCCGAAGGCACGACCCAGATCACCATCGGCACCGACGGCACCGTCTCGGCGACCCTGCCGGGCCAGACCGCGGCGGCGGAGATCGGCCAGATCCAGATCGCCAGCTTCCCCAATTCGGCCGGGCTTCAGTCCAAGGGCGACAATTACCTGACCGAAACCCCCGCCTCGGGCGCCGCGAACATGGGTGTCGCCGGTCTCGAAGGGCGCGGCCAGATCCGTCAGGGGATGCTCGAAGGCTCGAACGTCAACGTCGTCGAGGAGCTGGTCGACATGATCGAGACCCAGCGCGCCTATGAGGTCAACTCGAAGATGATCAAGTCGACCGATGAGATGCTCCAGTACGCGAACCAGAATCTGTGA
- the flgB gene encoding flagellar basal body rod protein FlgB yields the protein MAAETLFGVHGAALEVRAQRMGVLASNIANASTPGFKARDIDFKAALASVEGGQDQGRGIADAMKYRVPIQTSLDGNTVELNQEQTAFAENAVQYQTTLSFLNGRISTITRALKGE from the coding sequence ATGGCCGCAGAAACGCTTTTCGGAGTGCACGGTGCCGCACTGGAGGTGCGGGCGCAGCGCATGGGTGTGCTGGCATCGAACATCGCCAACGCCTCGACCCCGGGCTTCAAGGCACGCGACATCGATTTCAAGGCGGCGCTCGCCTCGGTCGAGGGTGGTCAGGACCAGGGCCGGGGCATCGCGGATGCGATGAAGTACCGCGTGCCGATCCAGACCTCGCTCGACGGCAACACCGTCGAACTCAACCAGGAACAGACCGCCTTCGCCGAGAATGCGGTCCAGTATCAGACGACGCTGTCCTTCCTGAACGGTCGCATCTCCACCATCACCCGCGCGCTGAAGGGCGAATAA
- a CDS encoding flagellar basal body rod protein FlgF, whose product MDKLVYTASTGMRAHMAAQTAIANNMANASTIGFRADRVVFDRIDLKGGGAAFEARMPTAEEVTDADRAPGTIQHTGNALDIAIATSSAWLAVQAPDGTEAYTRRGDLEVTASGVLQTGDGYPVIGQNGPITVPPYNSMTVAPDGTLSIVPLGAGPDTQPQVIDRIKLADTRGTQTTKGLDNLLRVKGGGAMPQDMDATVQSGALEGSNVNMTQTLVDMIENQRSYEVQANLMKEAKSLDENSASLMRLPS is encoded by the coding sequence ATGGACAAGCTGGTCTATACGGCATCGACGGGTATGCGCGCGCACATGGCGGCGCAGACCGCGATCGCCAACAACATGGCCAATGCCTCGACGATCGGGTTCCGTGCCGACCGCGTCGTGTTCGACCGCATCGACCTGAAGGGCGGCGGCGCGGCGTTCGAGGCGCGGATGCCCACTGCCGAGGAAGTGACCGACGCCGACCGCGCGCCGGGCACGATCCAGCACACCGGCAACGCGCTGGACATCGCGATCGCGACGTCGAGCGCGTGGCTGGCGGTGCAGGCCCCGGATGGCACCGAAGCCTATACCCGTCGCGGCGACCTGGAGGTCACGGCCTCCGGCGTGCTGCAGACCGGCGACGGCTATCCGGTGATCGGCCAGAACGGCCCGATCACGGTGCCGCCGTATAATTCGATGACCGTCGCCCCCGACGGCACGCTGTCGATCGTGCCGCTGGGCGCCGGGCCGGATACCCAGCCCCAGGTGATCGACCGCATCAAGCTGGCCGATACGCGCGGCACGCAGACCACCAAGGGTCTGGACAATCTGCTGCGCGTCAAGGGCGGCGGGGCGATGCCGCAGGACATGGACGCCACCGTCCAGTCGGGCGCGCTCGAAGGGTCGAACGTCAACATGACCCAGACGCTGGTCGACATGATCGAGAACCAGCGCAGCTACGAGGTGCAGGCCAACCTCATGAAAGAGGCCAAGTCGTTGGATGAGAACAGCGCATCGCTGATGCGTCTGCCGAGCTGA
- a CDS encoding flagellar hook protein FlgE, translating into MSFYTSLSGLQASQTDMSVISHNLANVGTNGFKKSRAEFADVMAANFSTDPFKQVGSGTVVKANRQEFKEGNYTSTSNALDLAISGDGFFTVQSGGTTGTLQYTRNGSFQVDTDNYVTDTQGNRMQVFPVDKDGNVTSFGNDGLTSLQLPPTSGTPVATKSVTLDINLSSTAVAPTGAFDRTNMGTYNNTTQTKIYDTSGNAMTLTNYYVREPLPTDSSGKPIQPADGSSKWKVYSYVNDQQMTRNGSTDPVEMTFDSGGNLVSPVGPTKFDDYTPRTSITAQPLSLDYTGSSQSGSIFSVASRTQDGKAVGLLSGVSVGENGLVTASFTNGETANLGKVAVATFVNMPGLRQEGNSYWEATGKSGAAKFGTANEGAYGAIRSSTIEGSNVDITEELVNLIAAQRDFQANAKALDTSSQISQTIFNIRS; encoded by the coding sequence ATGTCCTTCTACACCTCGCTCAGCGGCCTTCAGGCTTCGCAGACCGACATGTCGGTCATCTCGCACAACCTCGCGAACGTCGGCACCAACGGCTTCAAGAAGAGCCGCGCCGAATTCGCCGACGTGATGGCGGCCAATTTCTCGACCGACCCGTTCAAGCAGGTCGGCTCGGGCACGGTGGTCAAGGCCAACCGGCAGGAGTTCAAGGAAGGCAACTACACCAGCACGTCGAACGCGCTGGACCTTGCCATCTCGGGCGACGGCTTCTTCACGGTGCAGTCGGGCGGCACGACCGGCACGCTGCAATACACCCGCAACGGCTCGTTCCAGGTCGATACCGACAATTACGTCACCGACACGCAGGGCAACCGGATGCAGGTGTTCCCGGTCGACAAGGACGGCAACGTGACCTCGTTCGGCAATGACGGCCTGACCAGCCTGCAGCTGCCGCCGACCAGCGGCACGCCGGTCGCGACCAAGAGCGTGACGCTGGACATCAACCTGTCGAGCACCGCGGTCGCCCCGACCGGCGCGTTCGATCGGACGAACATGGGCACGTACAACAACACGACCCAGACCAAGATCTACGACACGTCGGGCAACGCCATGACGCTGACCAACTATTATGTCCGCGAGCCGCTGCCGACGGATTCGAGCGGCAAGCCGATCCAGCCCGCCGACGGCAGCAGCAAGTGGAAGGTCTACAGCTACGTCAACGACCAGCAGATGACGCGCAATGGTTCGACCGATCCTGTCGAAATGACCTTCGATTCGGGTGGCAATCTGGTGTCGCCGGTGGGTCCGACCAAGTTCGACGACTATACCCCGCGCACGTCGATCACCGCGCAGCCGCTGTCGCTCGACTATACCGGTTCGTCGCAGTCGGGTTCGATCTTCTCGGTCGCCTCGCGCACCCAGGACGGCAAGGCGGTCGGCCTGTTGTCGGGCGTGTCGGTGGGCGAGAACGGGCTGGTCACGGCGTCGTTCACCAATGGCGAGACCGCCAATCTGGGCAAGGTGGCGGTGGCGACCTTCGTCAACATGCCGGGCCTGCGCCAGGAAGGGAACAGCTATTGGGAAGCGACCGGCAAGTCGGGCGCGGCCAAGTTCGGCACCGCCAATGAAGGCGCGTACGGCGCGATCCGGTCGAGCACCATCGAGGGGTCGAACGTCGACATCACCGAGGAGCTGGTCAACCTGATCGCCGCGCAGCGCGATTTCCAGGCGAATGCGAAGGCGCTCGATACGTCGAGCCAGATCTCGCAGACCATCTTCAACATCCGCAGCTAA
- a CDS encoding flagellar hook assembly protein FlgD, with protein sequence MTSTQMNSTLDSLGIKRTGATSTATTTTTAKKSATTLDQGDFLQLLTAQLKNQDPFAPMDNTQMVAQMAQFSSVAGISEMNTTLGAIATKLNATTPSDAMNYVGKTVLTQGTTAYGRSSGGLAGQVELDGAASDVSVTIADASGAVLKSLSLGTQQGGTVGYDWDGKTEDGKEAGSGPFTISVSASNGNTAVGSRSLVWAPVQSVSMPSTGSPVLTVAGLGQVQLSAVRSVG encoded by the coding sequence ATGACTTCCACCCAGATGAACTCGACGCTGGACAGCCTGGGCATCAAGCGCACGGGTGCGACCAGCACCGCGACGACCACGACCACGGCCAAGAAGTCGGCGACGACGCTGGACCAGGGCGATTTCCTGCAGCTGCTGACCGCGCAGCTGAAGAACCAGGACCCGTTCGCCCCGATGGACAACACCCAGATGGTCGCCCAGATGGCGCAGTTCTCCAGCGTGGCGGGCATCTCCGAGATGAACACCACGCTCGGCGCGATCGCGACCAAGCTGAACGCGACGACCCCGTCGGACGCGATGAACTATGTCGGCAAGACCGTGCTGACCCAGGGTACCACCGCCTATGGCCGCAGCAGCGGCGGGCTGGCGGGGCAGGTCGAGCTGGACGGCGCGGCCTCGGACGTGTCGGTGACGATCGCCGATGCCAGCGGCGCGGTCCTTAAGTCGCTGTCGCTTGGCACCCAGCAGGGCGGCACCGTCGGCTATGACTGGGACGGCAAGACCGAGGACGGCAAGGAAGCCGGTTCGGGTCCCTTCACCATCTCGGTCTCGGCGTCGAACGGTAACACCGCCGTCGGCAGCCGCTCGCTCGTCTGGGCGCCGGTCCAGTCGGTCTCGATGCCCTCCACCGGTTCCCCCGTCCTGACCGTCGCCGGTCTCGGCCAGGTCCAGCTTTCCGCCGTCCGCTCGGTCGGCTGA
- a CDS encoding flagellar basal body L-ring protein FlgH, translating into MVAVALIPAPAHASLFGRKKPAEDFSTVRPAPMPMQPVAQPAQPNGGIFQVSDGYAALYEGWRARKVGDPLTIVLVERTAATKSANSKLGSKGDLGLAPPTTGPLGKLLKSTDIGMSGSRNFNGSGAADQSNSLSGEITVTVAQVFPNGTMLVQGQKRVTLNRGDEFIQIKGLVRMADVGIDNRVESTRVADAQIAYTGKGDVARASRQGWLSRFFQAVSPF; encoded by the coding sequence ATGGTCGCCGTCGCGCTGATCCCCGCGCCCGCCCATGCCAGCCTGTTCGGTCGCAAGAAGCCCGCGGAGGATTTCTCGACCGTGCGTCCCGCGCCGATGCCGATGCAGCCGGTCGCGCAGCCCGCCCAGCCCAATGGCGGCATCTTCCAGGTGTCGGACGGCTATGCCGCGCTGTACGAAGGGTGGCGCGCGCGCAAGGTCGGCGATCCGCTGACCATCGTGCTGGTCGAGCGGACGGCGGCGACCAAGTCGGCCAATTCCAAGCTGGGTTCCAAGGGCGATCTGGGCCTCGCGCCGCCGACCACCGGGCCGCTGGGCAAGCTGCTCAAGTCGACCGATATCGGCATGAGCGGCAGCCGCAACTTCAACGGTTCGGGTGCCGCCGACCAGTCCAACTCGCTGTCGGGCGAGATCACCGTCACCGTCGCGCAGGTGTTCCCGAACGGCACGATGCTGGTCCAGGGGCAGAAGCGCGTGACGCTGAACCGCGGCGACGAGTTCATCCAGATCAAGGGGCTGGTCCGCATGGCCGATGTCGGCATCGACAACCGCGTCGAGTCGACCCGCGTCGCCGATGCGCAGATCGCCTATACCGGCAAGGGCGACGTCGCCCGCGCCAGCCGCCAGGGCTGGTTGAGCCGTTTCTTCCAAGCCGTCAGCCCGTTCTGA
- the motA gene encoding flagellar motor stator protein MotA has translation MFPAIGLVILLGMVFGGFAITGGKLGPVFEAIPHEMLIIGGAAVGALVIGNSGKELKALGGAMGKIFKGPKYKKQDYLDVIFLVSKLMKMLRTEGPIALEPHVEDPKSSSVFAEYPRLVADHTLVNLIADTLRLVVVSSGTLDVHAVEEVMDNAIKTHHHEVEGPQGTLQSLADSLPALGIVAAVLGIVKTMGSIDKPPSVLGGMIGSALVGTFMGVLLAYGIVNPFAGRLKQVIDADAAIYHVVKQIIIASLHGHPQPLVIEAARSGIAHKDQPGFAEVFDGLRGK, from the coding sequence ATGTTTCCTGCCATCGGCCTTGTCATCCTGCTCGGCATGGTGTTCGGCGGCTTCGCCATCACCGGCGGCAAGCTCGGTCCCGTGTTCGAGGCGATCCCGCACGAAATGCTCATCATCGGCGGCGCGGCCGTCGGTGCGCTCGTCATCGGCAATTCCGGCAAGGAGCTGAAGGCGCTGGGCGGCGCGATGGGCAAGATCTTCAAGGGGCCGAAATACAAGAAGCAGGACTATCTCGACGTCATCTTCCTCGTCTCGAAGCTGATGAAGATGCTGCGCACCGAAGGCCCCATCGCGCTGGAGCCGCATGTCGAGGACCCCAAGTCCTCCTCAGTCTTCGCCGAATATCCCCGCCTGGTCGCCGACCATACCCTCGTCAACCTGATCGCCGACACGCTGCGCCTGGTCGTCGTCTCGTCGGGCACGCTCGACGTGCACGCGGTCGAGGAGGTCATGGACAATGCGATCAAGACCCATCACCACGAGGTCGAAGGGCCGCAGGGCACGCTGCAGAGTCTGGCCGACTCGCTACCCGCGCTCGGCATCGTCGCGGCCGTGCTCGGCATCGTGAAGACCATGGGCTCGATCGACAAGCCGCCGAGCGTGCTGGGCGGCATGATCGGCTCGGCGCTGGTCGGCACCTTCATGGGCGTGCTCTTGGCCTATGGTATCGTGAACCCGTTCGCGGGTCGCCTGAAGCAGGTGATCGACGCCGACGCCGCCATCTATCATGTCGTCAAGCAGATCATCATCGCTTCGCTCCACGGCCATCCGCAGCCGCTGGTCATCGAAGCCGCCCGCTCCGGCATCGCGCACAAGGACCAGCCCGGCTTCGCCGAGGTGTTCGACGGCTTGCGGGGCAAGTAA
- the flgC gene encoding flagellar basal body rod protein FlgC, whose product MPNGPLSIFQVAGRAMSAQLVRMNTTASNLANAGGIAGSVDTAYKTMKPVFRTSFDAATGLSTVDVEKIVTAGEDPTKRHDPNNPLADKDGNVFEAAVDETRELVDMMETSRTYQNNVEVMQTAKSLILDTLKLGR is encoded by the coding sequence ATGCCGAACGGACCGCTTTCCATCTTCCAGGTCGCCGGTCGCGCCATGTCGGCGCAGCTGGTGCGGATGAACACCACCGCGTCGAACCTGGCCAATGCCGGTGGCATCGCCGGGTCGGTCGACACCGCGTACAAGACGATGAAGCCGGTGTTCCGCACCAGCTTCGACGCCGCGACCGGCCTGTCCACCGTCGATGTCGAGAAGATCGTGACGGCGGGCGAAGACCCCACCAAGCGCCACGACCCCAACAATCCGCTGGCCGACAAGGACGGCAACGTCTTCGAGGCGGCGGTCGATGAAACCCGCGAGCTGGTCGACATGATGGAGACCTCGCGCACCTATCAGAACAATGTCGAAGTGATGCAGACGGCCAAGTCGCTGATCCTCGACACCCTCAAGCTGGGCCGCTGA